A stretch of DNA from Halorubrum sp. BOL3-1:
ACGTCGTTAATCACGGTGTCGTAGTGGAACTCGACGCCGGCGTCCTCGGCGCCGGCGATGACCTGGCGGCCGTACTCCCATCGGTCGATGACGGCGAGCTCGCCCGGGACGGGAATCTCCAAGACCTCGTCCTCCTGCGGGATCTCGAAGCGGCCGTGGTCGACGCCGGTGTTCGTGAACGCCGGCTCCAGCCGAGATTTGGGGATCGCCTCGGGGAAGGCGTCGGCGCCCTTCAGGGCGTCGCCGCAGGCGATGTGGCCGGCTTCCTCCTCGTCTTTTCGCTCGACGATGACGACGTCGAGCCCCTCGTTCGCGATCGTCGCGGCGGCGTAACAGCCGGCGGTGCCGGCGCCCGCCACGACGACGTCGTACTCGTCGATATCCATTATCGAAGCGTGTCGTGCCCCGGGCAAAACTCTTTGCTCCCAGTTCGGTCGTGTCCCACGCGACACGATTCGGGAGATATACCGACTCCCTCCGGGGACGTGCCGCCTATTCCTCGGTTTCGTAGTTTTCGCCCGCGGCCTCCGGGAGCCGAGTCCGGCCGACCAGGGCGAGGACGACGATTACCACCACGAACGGCGCGATCCTGATGAGCTGGCGGGGGATCCCGATCCCCTGGAGCTGGAGGACGGTCTGGACCGCGTCGAGCCCCGCGAACAGCATCGTCGAGAGGAACGCGCCGACCGGGTTGTAGTTGCCGAACAGGTACGCCACGATGGCGATGAACCCCTTCCCGTTGACCATCGTCGGGCCGTTGCCGGTGAACTGTCCCAGATCGAGCGACAGCGCGGCGCCGCCCATCCCGGCGAGCACACCGGAGATGATCACCGCCGCGTACCGGACGCGGGTGACGCTCACGCCGGCGGTGTCGAGCGCCCGCGGGTTCTCGCCGCTGGCGCGGATCCACCGCCCGAACGCCGTCCGCTCGAAGACGTACCACGACAGGAACACCGCAGCGAACAGCATGTACACCGACGGGGACGCCGAGAAGAGCGCGCCGAAGAACGGGAGCTCCGCGAACACCGGGACGTAGATCGACGGCGACGTCGCGACGGTCGGCGTGTTCGGGCTGCCGTAGATCACCTGCGAGGCGAACGGCGCGAGCCCCAAGGCGATGAGCCAGACCGCCAGCCCCGCGATGATCTGGTCCGCGCGGAACTTGATCGTCACGACGGCGAACAGCCCGGCGAGCAGCGTGCTCGCGAGCACGCCGCCGGCGAAGCCGACCCAGACGCCCCCGGTGAGGTCTGCGACGTAGATGGCGCCGAACGCGGAGATGATGAGCAGCCCCTCCAGCCCGATGTTGATCACGCCGGACTTCTCCGCGAAGATCCCGCCGAGGGCGGCGAACGCGATCGGGACGGAGAGCCGCAACGCGGCCGCGAGCGTGTTCTCGCTCGTGAGCACGTCCGCGAGCGTCCCGGCCAGCGACTCCGGGAACAGGAACCCGGCGAGGAGCAGCGCGACCACCGACGCGACGGTCGTCGCGGCGAAGATCGCGCGCGTCGTGTGGCGCTCGAAGAGGCTCCCCTCCTCCGCGACGGTCGTCTCCCCGTCGGCGCCGGCGCCGTCCGCAGTGGCGTCACTCATCGGTCTCACCCCCGTCGTCGCCGGCGGCACCGTCGCCGGTCACGACCCCGCCGTCGGTCGCGGCCGCCTCCGGGCCCCGTCCCGATCCGACGCCCGGCAACCCCTTGGCCAGCAGCCGAAAGAACTCCGGCATCGCCACGAACAGGATGACGAGTCCGCGGAGGACGCCCACCAGCTGCGGCGGCACGTCGGTCGCGAACTGGACGACCGTGGTCCCGCTCTTCAACACGCCGAACAGCAGCGCGGCGATCCCGACCCCGAGCGGGTTGTTGCCGGCGAGGATCGAGACGGTGATTCCGTCGAACCCGTACGAAGGGATCCCCGTCTGGAACGTCCCGAGCACCATCATCACGTACATCGCGCCGGCGACGCCGCCGAGCGCGCCAGAAAGCCCTAAGCTCGCGACGACGGTGCGCTCGGCGTCGACGCCCCCATACTCCGCGGCATCGGGCTGGACACCGCTCGTGCGTACGTCGTACCCGAACGCCGTGTGTTCGAGGACGTAGTACAGCGCCGCGACCGCGAGGAGCCCGAACGCGAGCGCGACGAGCGAGAAGTCCTGCCGGCCCCCGAACAGCACGGCGGGGAACCGGGCGAACTCCGGGAGGGGGACGGTCTGGTTCGCGGCGCTGTTCGGGTCCTTGAAGATCCCGCTGACGAGGTACAACGCGACCCCGGTCGCGATGAAGTTGAGCATGATCGTCGTGATCACCTCGTTGGCGTCGGCGTACGCCTTCAGCACGCCCGGTACCGCGCCGTACAGCCCACCGAACGTCGCGCCGACGAGGACGCCGAAAGGGATCAACACGACGGTGCCGAGGGCCCCGGACACGAACGACGACGCCCACGAGACGCCGAGTGCGGTCGCCAGCGCGCCGACGACCATCTGGCCCTGCGTCCCGATGTTGAAGATCCCGGCGCGGAACGCGAGCGCGACCGAGAGCCCGGTGAAAAGCAGCAGCGTCGTCTCGCGGAGCGTGACGGAGAATTGCCCGTCCGGCGACCAGCCGCCGCTCAGCGGGTCACCGAGAGCCCCGAGGAACAGGCGGTCGAAGACGACGACGGGGTCGTAACAGAAGCCGATACCGAGGTAGTAGACCGCCTCGCCCGCGGTACACGTCGTCATCCGGCCGGCCACGAGGACCAGGACCGCCCCGAGGAGGACGGAGAGGACGAGCGCCGCGGTACTGATCAGGATCCGCTCGGTCGCGGACGCCTCGACGAGCCGTTCGAGCGCGTCCCGCGCGCGGTCGGCGGCGCTCACGTCCGCTCACCGTCCGTGGCGTCCGTCTGCGCGTCCGAATCCGTCTGCGCGTCCGAATCCGTCTGCTCGTTTGGGTCCGTCCGACCGTTCGGGTCGACTTCGTCCGCGTCCCCTACGTCTGGACCGCCGCCGTCGTCGCCGGGGCGCTCTCCGGCCATCAGTAGGCCGAGCTCCTCCTCGGTCGTCTCCTCGGGGTCGACCACGTCGATGAACCCCCCCTCGTAGACGACCGCGAGACGGTCGGAGAGGCCCTGTACCTCCTCCAGCTTCGAGGAGACGAGGAGGACTGCCACGCCCTGGCGACGGAGCTCCAAGAGCCGCTCGTGGATGAACTCGATCGAGCCGATGTCGACGCCCCGAGTCGGGTGCGAGGCCACCACGAGTTCGGGGTCGCGCTCGAACTCCCGCCCGACGATGAACTTCTGCTGATTCCCCCCGGAGAGGGACTCCGCGTCGGCGTCGGCGTCCGGCGGTCGCACGTCGTACTCCTCGATGATCGACTCAGCGTGGCCGCGCGTCGCCGGCCAGTCTATCCGGCCGTTCGGTCCCAGTTCGGGGCCGTGTTGGCTGCCTAGCAGGGCGTTCTCGACGAGGTCGAACTCCATCACCAGTCCCCGTTCCTGCCGGTCCTCGGGGATGTACGCCATCCCGGCGTCGATCCGGTCTCGGCGCGACGCCGTCGTGACGTCTTCGCCCCGGAAGCGTATCTCGCCCTCGTCGGGCACTCCCAGCCCGGTCAGCGCCTCGACGAGCTCCGTCTGGCCGTTGCCGTCCACGCCGGCGATCCCGAACACCTCGCCGGCCCGGACCTCGAAGGAGACGCCGTCGACCGCCCGGACCCCGCGGTCGTCCTCGACGACGACGTCCGAGACCGCAGCGACGACGTCGCCCGTCTCGGCGGGCTCGCGGTCGACCTCCAAGAGGACCTCGCGGCCGACCATCAGCTCTGCGAGCCCCTCGCGGGTGGTCGCGTCGGCGTCGACGGTCCCGACCTTCCGGCCGTCCCGGAGGACGCTGATCTCGTCGGCCGCGCGCATCGCCTCGCCCAGCTTGTGGGTGATGAAGATGATCGTCTTCCCCTGGTCGGTGAGCTCCGCCAGCACCGTGAACAGGTCGTCGACTTCCTGCGGCGTCAACACGGCGGTCGGCTCGTCTAAGATCAGGGTGTCGGCGCCGCGGTACAGCGCCTTCAGGATCTCGACGCGCTGTTGCTCGCCGACGGAGACGTCCTCGATCCGCGCGTCCGGGTCGACGTCGAACCCGTAGCGGTCGGCGAGGTCGACGACGGCCTCGCGGGCCGCGTCCCGGTCGACCGCGAGCCCGCCCCACTTCCGCGGCTCGCTACCGAGCGTGACGTTCTCGGTGACGGTCATCGGGTCCACGAGC
This window harbors:
- a CDS encoding ABC transporter permease, encoding MSAADRARDALERLVEASATERILISTAALVLSVLLGAVLVLVAGRMTTCTAGEAVYYLGIGFCYDPVVVFDRLFLGALGDPLSGGWSPDGQFSVTLRETTLLLFTGLSVALAFRAGIFNIGTQGQMVVGALATALGVSWASSFVSGALGTVVLIPFGVLVGATFGGLYGAVPGVLKAYADANEVITTIMLNFIATGVALYLVSGIFKDPNSAANQTVPLPEFARFPAVLFGGRQDFSLVALAFGLLAVAALYYVLEHTAFGYDVRTSGVQPDAAEYGGVDAERTVVASLGLSGALGGVAGAMYVMMVLGTFQTGIPSYGFDGITVSILAGNNPLGVGIAALLFGVLKSGTTVVQFATDVPPQLVGVLRGLVILFVAMPEFFRLLAKGLPGVGSGRGPEAAATDGGVVTGDGAAGDDGGETDE
- a CDS encoding ABC transporter ATP-binding protein encodes the protein MASAVHLDGITKRFPGVVANDDVDLEVERGTVHALLGENGAGKTTLMNVLYGLYEPTSGEVRLDGEPRAFDSPRDAIDAGIGMIHQHFMLVDPMTVTENVTLGSEPRKWGGLAVDRDAAREAVVDLADRYGFDVDPDARIEDVSVGEQQRVEILKALYRGADTLILDEPTAVLTPQEVDDLFTVLAELTDQGKTIIFITHKLGEAMRAADEISVLRDGRKVGTVDADATTREGLAELMVGREVLLEVDREPAETGDVVAAVSDVVVEDDRGVRAVDGVSFEVRAGEVFGIAGVDGNGQTELVEALTGLGVPDEGEIRFRGEDVTTASRRDRIDAGMAYIPEDRQERGLVMEFDLVENALLGSQHGPELGPNGRIDWPATRGHAESIIEEYDVRPPDADADAESLSGGNQQKFIVGREFERDPELVVASHPTRGVDIGSIEFIHERLLELRRQGVAVLLVSSKLEEVQGLSDRLAVVYEGGFIDVVDPEETTEEELGLLMAGERPGDDGGGPDVGDADEVDPNGRTDPNEQTDSDAQTDSDAQTDATDGERT
- a CDS encoding ABC transporter permease gives rise to the protein MSDATADGAGADGETTVAEEGSLFERHTTRAIFAATTVASVVALLLAGFLFPESLAGTLADVLTSENTLAAALRLSVPIAFAALGGIFAEKSGVINIGLEGLLIISAFGAIYVADLTGGVWVGFAGGVLASTLLAGLFAVVTIKFRADQIIAGLAVWLIALGLAPFASQVIYGSPNTPTVATSPSIYVPVFAELPFFGALFSASPSVYMLFAAVFLSWYVFERTAFGRWIRASGENPRALDTAGVSVTRVRYAAVIISGVLAGMGGAALSLDLGQFTGNGPTMVNGKGFIAIVAYLFGNYNPVGAFLSTMLFAGLDAVQTVLQLQGIGIPRQLIRIAPFVVVIVVLALVGRTRLPEAAGENYETEE